A portion of the Oscillospiraceae bacterium genome contains these proteins:
- a CDS encoding AAA family ATPase — MNDLFIQGLTIDWNRVRPYNYVRQIPAISGIDTFTFHKPITFFVGENGSGKSTLLEAIAVAYGFNAEGGTKNYSFSTYNSHSELCEAMTISKGYRRPKFGYFLRAESFYNVATKEIDYSDDDHPSKGYHQKSHGESFLAIAQDYMGADGVYIFDEPEAALSPQRQLTLLINIYRCAQEGAQFIIVSHSPILLGMPDAEIFSFDNGTIHPCQYEDTDSYVITKTFVNNRQHFLNQLLNEET; from the coding sequence ATGAACGATTTGTTTATCCAAGGGCTGACCATCGACTGGAACAGAGTTCGCCCATACAATTATGTTCGTCAGATTCCTGCCATCAGTGGAATCGACACTTTTACATTCCATAAGCCCATTACGTTCTTTGTTGGCGAAAATGGAAGTGGAAAATCTACGCTTCTGGAAGCAATCGCTGTTGCTTACGGCTTCAACGCAGAGGGTGGAACGAAGAACTATTCATTTTCCACATACAACTCCCATTCGGAACTATGTGAGGCTATGACGATTTCCAAGGGGTATCGCAGACCAAAGTTCGGGTATTTTCTCCGAGCAGAGAGTTTCTATAATGTAGCCACCAAGGAAATCGACTATTCCGATGACGATCATCCCTCCAAAGGCTATCACCAAAAATCACACGGTGAAAGTTTCCTCGCCATTGCGCAGGACTACATGGGTGCAGATGGAGTCTATATTTTTGACGAGCCGGAAGCCGCTTTATCCCCGCAGCGGCAGCTCACGTTACTGATCAACATTTATCGGTGTGCCCAAGAAGGGGCGCAATTCATTATCGTATCACATTCACCCATTCTCCTCGGAATGCCTGATGCTGAGATTTTTAGCTTCGACAATGGCACGATTCATCCTTGTCAGTATGAAGATACGGACAGCTACGTTATCACCAAAACATTTGTAAATAATCGGCAGCATTTTTTGAACCAGCTTCTGAACGAAGAAACGTAA
- a CDS encoding TnpV protein — MNTNSRNVTYSTVGDYLLPNLTLNQPRKPLGKYGRLRRTYLMNHRPVLYHTMLLNGSLYPHLMEVEQTAESRMQQTMEQLLKQDPAPDKAQNQLMWVQHMNSLKTQAEELVMTELIYS; from the coding sequence ATGAATACGAACAGCAGGAACGTGACCTACTCGACCGTCGGGGATTACCTTCTCCCGAACCTGACCCTGAACCAGCCCCGGAAGCCGCTGGGCAAGTACGGCAGGCTGCGCCGGACGTATCTGATGAACCATCGCCCGGTGCTGTACCACACGATGCTTCTGAACGGGAGTCTGTACCCGCACCTGATGGAGGTGGAGCAGACGGCAGAGAGCCGGATGCAGCAGACCATGGAGCAGCTTCTGAAGCAGGACCCAGCCCCGGACAAAGCGCAGAATCAACTGATGTGGGTGCAGCACATGAACAGCCTGAAAACGCAGGCAGAGGAACTGGTGATGACGGAGCTGATCTACAGCTAA
- a CDS encoding SNF2-related protein encodes MVSVTDEELEHYHSKAEERPALLPLDAATEYNALKEQHPDALVGFEQNGQFEFYADDAKKVCELLGGKLLKKETALGTVPVTGFPRDQWAYRAKQLWQCGENVYLAGLNEDGTHHQTKYLRREDYLPLGATVHMEGRAFRVDTVNFDKDSVTLQDMALADLRMPIFREEPLSVVRELYEQQAAAIDLVPEKEVSYKVGDEVIVDLPTRTIEGTVGYIGDTDVRIDTSAHGQSWDNEVINKRQFEDGLRQVEAQLSDEELDELPISAVMDGKVQTFPDAAALDEALNAEPAPEPAGNFHITDDHLGEGGAKQKYARNIEAIRTLFKLEQEHRGATAEEQQVLSQYVGWGGLSDAFDPSKDSWAKEYAELKELLSEDEYAAARSSVLNAHYTSPTVIRGIYDAVERMGFRSGNILEPSMGVGNFFGMLPDTMQDSRLYGVELDSITGRIAKMLYPQADITVAGFETTDRRDFYDLAVGNVPFGNYKVNDKAYNKLGFSIHNYFFAKAIDQVRPGGVVAFVTSRYTMDSKDSTARKHMAERADLLGAIRLPNNAFRANAGTDVVSDIIFLQKRDRPIDHEPDWVQLGKTEDGFAINQYFVDHPEMVLGELTTESTQYGREELTVAPLKGANLADQLAEAVRHIEGQYTAAEVDAPDIAEEETTRRTLPADPEVKNFSYTVVDGEVFYRENSVMTQVELSDNAKGRVAGMVELRQIVNELIQQQLNDFPDEDIKASQAKLNAAYDAFAAKYGLLNDRKNGRLFEQDSSYYLLCSLENLDEQGQLKSKAAMFTKRTIRPERTVTSVDTPSEALAVSIGEHGKVDLPYMAELLGTPGNYERITTELSGVIFKDPAVDADDPEAGWQTADEYLSGNVRDKLRMAQLAAESHPEFKVNVDALTKAQPKDLEASEIDVRLGATWLAPSIVQQFMMETFQPPYRIRYNNAITVRYSPYTSEWRISNKSATGFGDIMATETYGTRRANAYKILEDTLNLRDSRVYDTIEEDGKEKRVLNQNETTLAQQKQQAIKDAFAGWVWKDPQRRTLLVKRYNELFNSTRPREYDGSHIHFVGMNPEINLREHQRNAVAHVLYGYNTLLAHEVGAGKSFEMAASAMELKRLGLCQKSLFVVPNHLTEQWASEFLRLYPNAKLLVTSKKDFEPSNRKKFCARIATGDYDAVIIGHSQFEKIPLSAERQERLIQEQMDEIEEAIEEAKAQVGEHFTVKQLEKLRKSLKQKLEKLQGTDRKDDVVTFEQLGVDRLFVDESQAFKNLYLYTKMRNVAGLSTSEAQKSSDMFGKCRYLDEITGGRGVIFATGTPLSNSMTEMYTLMRYLQYNTLQQKGLTHFDAWASTFGETTTAIELAPEGTGYRARTRFAKFFNLPELMAMFKEAAAIKTSDQLNLPVPQAKFETVVVKPSEIQQDMVQALSERAAEVHSGSVDPSVDNMLKITSDGRKIGLDQRLMNSALPDDPNSKLNDCVNNVLRIWNDTKEQKLTQLIFCDMSTPKGDGSFNVYDDIRTKLLNAGVPEQEIEFIHNADTENKKAELFSKVRSGQVRVLLGSTAKMGAGTNVQTLLVAVHHLDVGWRPSDMTQRNGRIIRQGNQNKQVYIYNYVTESTFDAYLYQTLENKQKFISQIMTSKSPMRSCDDIDEQALSYAEIKALCVGDPRIREKMDLDVQVAKLKVLRGDFQNQKYRLEDKLLKTFPEEIQKQKTRIAALQQDSQIAATHPQDKENFCGMTIKGMVYDDKKAAGERLLLARQEMPNADMMLLGTYRGFELNIRFDSFKNEHQAVLRAELSYPVSLGDDARGNITRLDNAIDNFADRIADAENALQNLEQQKQAAEVEVAKPFAQEEELAEKSARLAELNALLNIDRDRSSSQDVPEETEAPATRPSVLAALGEKTNQPEPVKPFRSYYDKDGDAR; translated from the coding sequence TTGGTCAGCGTTACAGACGAGGAACTGGAGCATTACCACAGCAAGGCGGAGGAACGCCCGGCACTGCTGCCGCTGGATGCCGCCACCGAGTACAACGCCCTGAAAGAGCAGCACCCGGATGCGTTGGTGGGCTTTGAACAGAACGGACAGTTTGAGTTTTACGCAGACGACGCGAAAAAAGTCTGCGAACTTCTGGGCGGCAAACTTCTGAAAAAGGAAACGGCGTTGGGCACCGTCCCGGTCACCGGCTTCCCCAGAGACCAGTGGGCGTACCGTGCCAAGCAGCTGTGGCAGTGCGGCGAGAACGTCTACCTTGCCGGGCTGAACGAGGACGGCACCCACCACCAGACCAAGTACCTGCGCCGGGAGGACTATCTGCCGCTGGGTGCCACCGTCCACATGGAAGGGCGGGCCTTCCGGGTGGATACAGTAAACTTTGATAAGGACAGCGTGACCTTACAGGATATGGCACTGGCCGACCTGCGGATGCCAATTTTTCGGGAAGAACCGCTATCTGTTGTCCGGGAATTGTACGAACAGCAGGCCGCAGCCATTGATCTGGTTCCCGAAAAAGAGGTCAGCTATAAGGTCGGGGACGAAGTTATAGTAGACCTTCCCACCAGAACGATTGAAGGAACAGTAGGCTATATCGGTGATACCGATGTGCGCATCGACACCAGCGCACACGGGCAGTCGTGGGATAACGAAGTTATCAACAAACGACAATTCGAGGACGGTCTGCGGCAGGTTGAAGCGCAACTTTCCGATGAGGAACTGGACGAGCTGCCTATCTCTGCCGTGATGGACGGAAAGGTGCAGACCTTCCCGGATGCTGCTGCCTTGGATGAAGCTCTGAATGCTGAACCTGCGCCGGAGCCTGCCGGAAATTTCCACATCACGGACGACCATCTGGGTGAGGGCGGCGCAAAGCAGAAATATGCCCGGAACATTGAAGCCATCCGCACCCTGTTCAAGCTGGAACAGGAGCACCGGGGGGCCACCGCCGAAGAACAGCAGGTGCTTTCCCAGTATGTAGGCTGGGGCGGTCTGTCAGATGCCTTTGACCCCAGCAAAGACAGTTGGGCAAAGGAATATGCGGAGCTGAAAGAGCTGCTTTCCGAGGATGAGTACGCCGCCGCCCGCAGCTCTGTTTTGAACGCTCACTATACCAGCCCCACCGTCATCCGTGGCATCTACGATGCCGTGGAACGCATGGGATTCCGCAGCGGTAACATCTTGGAGCCGTCCATGGGCGTGGGTAACTTCTTCGGAATGCTGCCGGACACCATGCAGGATAGCCGTCTGTACGGCGTGGAACTGGACAGCATCACCGGGCGCATTGCCAAGATGCTGTATCCGCAGGCTGACATTACCGTGGCGGGCTTTGAGACCACAGACCGCCGTGATTTCTACGATCTGGCGGTGGGCAACGTGCCCTTCGGCAACTACAAGGTCAACGACAAGGCGTACAACAAGTTGGGATTCAGCATCCACAACTACTTTTTCGCCAAGGCCATCGACCAAGTGCGTCCGGGCGGCGTGGTGGCGTTCGTCACCAGCCGCTACACCATGGACAGCAAGGACAGCACCGCCCGCAAGCACATGGCAGAGCGTGCCGATCTGCTGGGTGCCATCCGTCTGCCGAATAATGCGTTCCGTGCCAACGCTGGCACAGATGTTGTCAGCGACATTATCTTTTTGCAGAAGCGTGACCGCCCCATCGACCATGAGCCGGACTGGGTACAGCTTGGCAAGACCGAGGACGGCTTTGCCATCAACCAGTATTTCGTAGACCACCCGGAGATGGTGCTGGGCGAACTGACCACCGAGAGCACTCAGTACGGACGAGAGGAATTGACGGTTGCGCCCCTTAAGGGTGCAAACCTTGCCGACCAGCTTGCCGAGGCAGTGCGGCATATTGAAGGGCAGTATACTGCCGCAGAGGTAGACGCTCCCGACATTGCCGAGGAAGAAACCACCCGGCGCACACTGCCTGCTGACCCGGAGGTGAAGAACTTTTCCTACACCGTGGTGGACGGCGAGGTTTTCTACCGGGAAAACTCCGTGATGACGCAGGTGGAACTGTCCGACAACGCCAAAGGCCGGGTAGCTGGTATGGTGGAGTTGCGGCAGATCGTCAACGAACTGATTCAGCAGCAGTTGAATGACTTCCCGGACGAGGACATTAAGGCATCGCAGGCCAAGTTGAATGCCGCCTATGATGCCTTTGCCGCAAAATACGGTCTGCTGAACGACCGCAAAAATGGGCGGCTGTTTGAGCAGGATTCCTCGTATTATCTGCTGTGTTCGCTGGAAAATCTAGACGAGCAGGGACAGCTCAAGAGCAAAGCTGCAATGTTTACGAAACGGACGATTCGCCCGGAGCGCACCGTCACCAGTGTGGATACCCCCAGCGAAGCACTGGCAGTATCTATTGGTGAGCATGGTAAGGTCGATTTGCCTTATATGGCAGAACTGCTGGGCACTCCCGGTAACTATGAGCGCATCACCACCGAATTGTCCGGCGTGATTTTCAAAGACCCTGCTGTGGATGCTGACGACCCGGAAGCAGGCTGGCAGACTGCGGACGAATACCTTTCGGGTAATGTACGCGATAAGCTGCGGATGGCACAGCTTGCTGCGGAAAGTCACCCGGAGTTCAAGGTTAATGTGGACGCACTGACCAAGGCACAGCCCAAAGATCTGGAGGCATCTGAAATTGATGTGCGTTTGGGTGCCACTTGGCTTGCCCCCTCCATCGTGCAGCAGTTTATGATGGAAACTTTTCAGCCGCCCTATCGTATCCGCTACAACAATGCCATCACCGTTCGCTACTCCCCTTACACTTCCGAATGGCGAATCAGCAATAAATCTGCTACTGGCTTCGGTGACATTATGGCCACCGAAACCTACGGTACCCGCCGAGCCAACGCTTACAAGATTTTGGAGGATACCTTGAATTTGCGTGACAGCCGCGTTTATGATACCATCGAGGAGGATGGGAAAGAAAAGCGTGTGCTGAATCAAAACGAAACCACCCTCGCCCAGCAGAAACAGCAGGCCATCAAGGATGCTTTTGCTGGCTGGGTCTGGAAAGATCCGCAGCGGCGGACTCTGCTGGTGAAGAGGTACAATGAGCTTTTTAACAGCACCCGACCCCGTGAGTATGACGGAAGTCATATTCATTTTGTGGGCATGAACCCGGAGATCAATTTGCGAGAGCATCAGCGCAATGCGGTTGCCCATGTGCTGTATGGGTACAATACCCTTTTGGCGCACGAAGTCGGTGCCGGCAAGAGCTTTGAGATGGCGGCTTCCGCTATGGAACTGAAACGTCTGGGTTTGTGCCAGAAAAGTCTTTTTGTCGTGCCAAACCATTTGACGGAACAATGGGCCAGCGAATTTTTACGCCTGTACCCCAATGCAAAGCTGCTGGTCACCAGCAAAAAAGATTTTGAACCCAGTAATCGCAAAAAATTCTGTGCGAGAATTGCGACCGGTGATTATGATGCGGTTATCATCGGACACAGCCAGTTTGAAAAGATACCCTTGTCCGCAGAACGACAGGAGCGTCTGATTCAGGAACAGATGGATGAAATCGAGGAGGCCATCGAAGAAGCAAAAGCACAGGTTGGCGAGCATTTCACAGTAAAGCAGCTGGAAAAGTTGCGCAAGTCTCTGAAACAGAAACTGGAAAAGCTGCAAGGCACAGACCGTAAAGATGATGTGGTTACGTTTGAACAATTAGGTGTAGACAGGTTGTTTGTAGATGAAAGTCAGGCGTTTAAGAACCTCTACTTGTACACGAAAATGCGTAATGTCGCAGGTTTGAGTACGAGCGAGGCGCAAAAATCCAGCGATATGTTCGGCAAGTGCCGCTATCTGGATGAAATCACCGGAGGCCGTGGCGTGATTTTTGCAACGGGTACACCCCTGAGCAATAGCATGACCGAGATGTACACCCTCATGCGCTATCTCCAGTACAACACCTTGCAGCAGAAAGGGCTGACCCATTTTGATGCGTGGGCTTCTACTTTTGGTGAAACTACTACTGCCATCGAACTTGCGCCCGAAGGCACCGGATACCGTGCACGCACTCGTTTTGCGAAGTTCTTCAACTTGCCTGAACTGATGGCGATGTTCAAAGAAGCGGCGGCTATCAAGACCAGCGATCAGTTGAACCTGCCAGTGCCCCAAGCTAAATTTGAAACCGTAGTGGTCAAGCCTTCGGAAATCCAACAGGACATGGTGCAGGCGTTGAGCGAACGTGCAGCCGAAGTCCACAGCGGTTCTGTTGACCCCTCTGTGGATAATATGTTGAAAATCACGTCGGATGGCCGCAAAATCGGTCTTGACCAGCGGTTGATGAATTCCGCTCTGCCCGATGACCCCAACAGCAAGTTAAATGACTGCGTCAACAACGTACTGCGCATCTGGAACGACACCAAGGAGCAGAAGCTGACCCAGCTGATTTTCTGCGATATGTCTACTCCCAAGGGGGACGGTTCGTTCAACGTCTATGACGATATTCGCACCAAGCTGCTCAACGCCGGTGTGCCCGAACAGGAGATCGAGTTCATCCACAACGCAGATACGGAGAACAAGAAAGCAGAACTTTTCTCCAAGGTACGCAGCGGACAGGTGCGTGTGCTGCTGGGCAGCACTGCCAAAATGGGAGCAGGGACCAACGTTCAGACGCTGCTCGTAGCGGTGCATCATCTGGATGTGGGCTGGCGTCCGTCTGATATGACCCAGCGTAACGGCAGAATCATCCGCCAAGGCAACCAAAACAAACAAGTCTACATCTATAACTACGTCACGGAATCGACATTTGACGCCTACCTCTATCAGACCCTTGAGAATAAACAGAAGTTTATCTCGCAGATCATGACGAGCAAATCGCCTATGCGATCTTGCGATGATATTGACGAACAGGCTTTATCTTACGCAGAAATCAAGGCTCTGTGTGTAGGCGACCCTCGCATCCGGGAAAAGATGGACTTGGACGTGCAGGTAGCAAAATTGAAGGTGCTGCGCGGAGACTTCCAGAATCAGAAATATCGTCTGGAGGATAAGCTGCTCAAAACTTTCCCGGAGGAGATCCAGAAACAGAAAACCCGCATTGCTGCTTTGCAGCAGGATTCACAGATTGCAGCAACACACCCGCAGGACAAAGAAAACTTCTGCGGTATGACCATCAAGGGCATGGTGTACGATGACAAAAAGGCTGCAGGCGAACGGCTGCTGCTGGCTCGGCAGGAGATGCCCAATGCTGATATGATGCTGCTGGGCACCTACCGTGGCTTTGAACTGAACATTCGATTCGACAGCTTCAAAAATGAGCATCAGGCCGTACTCCGGGCAGAGTTGAGTTACCCGGTGTCGCTGGGCGATGATGCACGCGGCAATATCACTCGTCTGGACAATGCCATCGACAATTTCGCTGACCGTATTGCAGATGCCGAAAATGCTCTGCAAAACCTTGAACAGCAGAAGCAGGCCGCAGAGGTCGAAGTGGCAAAGCCCTTTGCACAGGAGGAAGAACTGGCCGAAAAGTCTGCCCGCCTTGCTGAATTGAACGCCTTGCTGAACATCGACCGTGACCGCAGTTCCTCGCAGGATGTTCCCGAAGAAACCGAAGCACCCGCAACTCGTCCGTCTGTGCTGGCTGCACTGGGGGAAAAGACCAATCAGCCGGAGCCTGTCAAACCGTTCCGCAGCTATTATGATAAGGATGGTGATGCACGATGA
- the mobC gene encoding plasmid mobilization relaxosome protein MobC: MKEKRDETIILRLSKTEKNRIYEKMLSMGIRSLSAYIRKMALDGYCLNLDLPQLRRMAYLLQMCSNNLNQYAKAANENGRVYAADMEDLRQRLDELIDIGRQILSKLAEL; the protein is encoded by the coding sequence ATGAAAGAAAAGCGGGATGAAACCATCATCCTGCGCTTGAGCAAAACAGAAAAGAACCGTATCTATGAAAAGATGCTCAGCATGGGCATCCGAAGCCTGAGTGCCTATATCCGCAAGATGGCGCTGGACGGCTACTGCCTGAACCTTGACCTGCCGCAACTGCGGCGCATGGCATATCTTTTGCAGATGTGCAGCAACAACTTGAACCAGTACGCCAAAGCCGCCAATGAAAATGGTCGGGTCTATGCCGCCGACATGGAGGACCTGCGGCAGCGGCTGGATGAGCTGATCGACATTGGTCGGCAGATCCTTTCCAAGCTGGCAGAACTCTGA
- a CDS encoding DUF1631 domain-containing protein: MSKQKIEDCYFEHNSTIFSEMLGEDEEYLRLKKAKRAAEESLQSVISKEAWKQYLALDEICNELECARYKAMYLAGTADCKKLEE, encoded by the coding sequence ATGAGCAAACAGAAGATAGAGGATTGCTATTTTGAACACAACAGCACGATTTTTTCTGAGATGCTGGGTGAGGATGAAGAGTATCTGCGACTGAAAAAAGCCAAAAGAGCAGCTGAGGAATCCTTGCAGAGCGTTATCAGCAAAGAAGCGTGGAAGCAATATCTCGCCTTAGATGAGATCTGCAACGAGTTGGAATGTGCCCGATACAAGGCGATGTATCTTGCAGGGACAGCAGACTGCAAAAAACTAGAAGAATGA
- a CDS encoding relaxase/mobilization nuclease domain-containing protein: MAATRLIALHKNKGMTVAACLKNRTDYIENPDKTEQGQFVSSYACSALTADGEFMLTKRQYDLVNGRRQKSDVIAYQIRQSFRPGEITAEEANKVGYELAMRFTKGKHAFVVATHTDRQHIHNHVIFNSTALDGSRKFRDFFFSALAVQRLSDLICLEHQLSVIERKPYRERQKHIVYPPKESNRDRLCEIIDTILAEKPEDYEMFLQKLEQQGYKVKRGKHTAVKGKGQKRFIRFRTLGTGYSEDEIKAVLEGKAKNQPYQKKQAKEQPFQLLVDIQGKMAEGKSVGYKKWATKFNLKEMSKTLLFLQEQKIGSAEELRERAAAATERYHELGNSIKAAEARLTQIAVLKTHIINYAKTRPAYDAYRKSGYSKKFLEAHREEITLHKAAKAAFDEAGLQKLPKVKELDAEFAELLTKKKAAYPDYRKARNEMQELVRAQKNVERFFAEEKDTTKKTQTR; the protein is encoded by the coding sequence CTGGCAGCAACACGGTTGATTGCGCTGCACAAAAACAAGGGCATGACCGTTGCGGCCTGCCTGAAAAATCGCACGGACTATATCGAAAACCCGGACAAGACTGAGCAGGGGCAGTTTGTCAGCAGCTATGCTTGTAGCGCCCTGACGGCAGATGGAGAATTTATGCTCACCAAGCGGCAGTACGACCTTGTGAACGGACGCAGGCAGAAAAGTGATGTAATCGCTTATCAGATACGGCAGTCCTTCCGTCCGGGGGAAATCACCGCAGAGGAGGCTAACAAAGTAGGCTACGAACTGGCCATGCGCTTTACCAAGGGCAAGCACGCCTTTGTAGTGGCAACGCACACGGACCGGCAGCACATCCACAACCATGTGATCTTCAACTCCACAGCATTGGATGGCAGCAGAAAGTTCCGGGATTTTTTCTTTTCGGCATTGGCGGTGCAGCGATTGAGCGACCTGATTTGCTTAGAGCACCAGTTGTCCGTCATTGAAAGGAAGCCCTACCGGGAACGCCAAAAGCACATTGTCTACCCACCCAAAGAAAGCAACCGTGACCGCCTGTGCGAAATCATCGATACAATCCTTGCGGAGAAGCCGGAGGATTACGAAATGTTTCTGCAAAAGCTGGAGCAGCAGGGCTATAAGGTGAAGCGTGGCAAGCACACGGCGGTAAAAGGCAAGGGGCAGAAACGCTTTATTCGGTTCCGAACGCTGGGCACCGGGTACAGTGAGGATGAAATCAAGGCGGTGCTGGAGGGAAAGGCGAAGAACCAACCGTACCAGAAAAAGCAGGCCAAAGAGCAGCCCTTCCAGTTGCTGGTGGACATTCAGGGGAAAATGGCAGAGGGCAAAAGCGTTGGCTACAAAAAGTGGGCAACCAAGTTCAACCTGAAGGAGATGTCCAAGACGCTGCTGTTCTTGCAGGAGCAGAAAATCGGTAGCGCAGAGGAATTACGAGAGCGTGCAGCAGCGGCAACCGAGCGCTATCATGAACTGGGCAATTCCATCAAGGCGGCAGAAGCGAGGTTGACACAAATTGCTGTTCTGAAAACCCACATCATCAACTATGCCAAGACCCGCCCAGCCTATGATGCCTACCGCAAGTCAGGGTACAGTAAAAAGTTTTTGGAAGCCCACCGGGAGGAAATCACCCTGCACAAGGCAGCGAAAGCTGCCTTTGACGAAGCCGGTCTGCAAAAATTGCCAAAGGTCAAGGAGCTGGATGCGGAGTTTGCAGAGCTGCTGACCAAAAAGAAAGCAGCCTATCCGGACTACCGCAAGGCACGGAACGAGATGCAGGAACTGGTTCGGGCACAGAAAAACGTAGAACGCTTTTTTGCGGAGGAAAAGGACACCACCAAGAAAACTCAGACCCGATAA
- a CDS encoding DUF2325 domain-containing protein, with amino-acid sequence MAKKKKQSASVNPELTKVKSVFQRNVDMAYKVQRTHKSDFVERYDLTDVYCKRRIKAVMNLLPKFKERYGKQYPELEMEEDLANIASLPVMTYDSIERSTSLCLGAALWMLDRAWESETILEVSELLPESYSGVDCVDVYDTRFHHSVFKKMLLVIQTRYGRDKSKYVVPESIFDKRDPEDAFHKIMALLPQKRIELAVENLKQKFWEWADLYFAVLSPMVKELNRLDEAMDRLEDQMREYLDRKPKKPDFAALKDLALMDDRPLIGRLSEEEQMIRQMDGLEEKRKKVEHRIYNLHFVSLSAGVHGKKQIAECVGDDFAEAFCNFHIDNPYEICFAILYLLDQDDDYVWAYSFMTAVVCRAAAMLPWGLELYSEMDDGIWFQDNEWIEPKPFDPEWYETKYAGEWCEDDDDPHDVSLAQLVYQYTGAVLPRDMNRFDGLKKELRAKGLKPSQVSTLCVMMNVLGEVSRQRFDFSKYADQDDWDYWDVEEDAVEDDLASENEKLKAELAKLRKQAKEANYNLSRESRELKDHLEKMEVETGEMRQELADLREVVFNQQSGAEEEITEESKISFPYHTSRRLVAFDGHDSWLREIKFKLPDVRFMSDDISSPEIIKRADVVWIQTNCIGHKSYNIIIDLARKYSRKVRYFAYASATKCAEQVVAEEENVVK; translated from the coding sequence GTGGCAAAGAAAAAGAAGCAGAGTGCTTCGGTTAATCCGGAACTGACAAAAGTGAAGTCTGTGTTTCAGCGAAACGTAGACATGGCCTACAAAGTGCAGCGCACACACAAAAGCGATTTTGTGGAACGCTATGATTTGACGGATGTATACTGCAAACGACGAATCAAGGCCGTTATGAACCTTTTGCCGAAATTCAAAGAGCGCTACGGAAAGCAGTACCCGGAATTGGAAATGGAAGAAGATCTGGCTAATATCGCCTCTCTTCCGGTTATGACCTATGATTCTATTGAACGGAGTACGTCGCTCTGTTTGGGGGCAGCACTCTGGATGCTTGACCGTGCGTGGGAAAGTGAGACCATTCTGGAAGTGTCGGAACTTCTCCCGGAGAGTTACAGCGGCGTTGATTGCGTAGACGTCTATGACACAAGATTCCACCACTCGGTATTTAAGAAGATGCTGCTGGTTATCCAGACCCGGTACGGAAGAGATAAGAGCAAGTATGTGGTGCCGGAGAGCATTTTTGATAAGCGAGATCCAGAGGACGCCTTTCATAAAATAATGGCCTTGCTTCCGCAGAAACGCATAGAATTGGCTGTTGAGAATCTTAAACAAAAATTCTGGGAATGGGCGGATCTGTATTTCGCTGTCTTATCACCGATGGTCAAGGAACTGAACCGGTTGGATGAGGCTATGGACCGGCTGGAAGATCAGATGCGCGAGTATCTTGACCGAAAGCCGAAAAAGCCGGATTTCGCCGCACTGAAAGACCTTGCGCTGATGGATGATAGACCACTGATTGGCCGATTGTCGGAGGAAGAGCAGATGATCCGGCAGATGGATGGGCTTGAAGAAAAGCGTAAGAAGGTTGAACATCGAATCTACAACCTCCATTTTGTGAGTCTATCGGCAGGCGTTCATGGAAAAAAGCAGATCGCAGAATGTGTGGGAGATGATTTTGCGGAAGCGTTTTGTAACTTCCACATTGACAATCCATACGAGATATGCTTTGCGATTCTCTATCTCTTGGATCAGGATGACGACTATGTGTGGGCGTATTCGTTTATGACTGCCGTTGTCTGCCGTGCAGCGGCCATGCTTCCGTGGGGGCTGGAACTTTACAGTGAAATGGATGATGGCATCTGGTTTCAGGACAATGAATGGATCGAACCGAAGCCCTTCGACCCGGAATGGTATGAAACAAAGTATGCGGGAGAATGGTGTGAGGATGATGACGACCCGCATGATGTCAGTCTGGCGCAGCTTGTTTACCAGTATACTGGGGCAGTCTTGCCGCGTGATATGAATCGGTTTGATGGACTGAAAAAAGAACTCCGTGCAAAAGGATTAAAACCATCTCAGGTCAGTACCCTTTGTGTAATGATGAATGTCCTTGGTGAAGTCTCCAGACAGAGATTTGATTTCAGCAAATACGCCGATCAGGATGATTGGGACTATTGGGATGTTGAGGAAGATGCAGTTGAGGACGATCTGGCATCCGAAAACGAAAAGTTAAAAGCCGAACTTGCTAAGCTGCGCAAGCAGGCCAAGGAAGCAAATTATAATCTGAGCAGAGAAAGCCGTGAGCTGAAAGACCATCTGGAAAAAATGGAAGTCGAGACAGGAGAAATGCGGCAGGAACTCGCAGATCTCCGGGAAGTCGTGTTCAATCAGCAGAGTGGAGCGGAGGAAGAAATAACAGAGGAAAGCAAGATCTCTTTCCCGTACCACACGTCCCGGCGGTTAGTAGCTTTTGACGGTCATGATTCTTGGCTGCGTGAGATCAAGTTCAAATTACCGGATGTCCGATTTATGAGTGACGATATTTCCAGCCCGGAGATCATCAAGAGAGCAGATGTGGTCTGGATTCAGACCAACTGCATTGGACATAAATCTTACAACATCATTATCGACCTTGCCCGGAAGTACAGCCGCAAGGTGCGCTATTTTGCCTATGCCAGTGCAACGAAATGTGCGGAACAGGTCGTTGCGGAAGAGGAAAATGTAGTCAAATGA